The segment ACTCTCGCTACTCGTCGCCTTACCAGCCGGGCTGCTGCTCGCGTTCGCACTGCCGTCCGAGGCGGCCGTCGCGCCGGTCAGCGGCGGCGTGTACACCCTCGCGTCCGGATCCAGCGGCAAGTGCATCCAGGCCGCCGGCACCGCCAACGGCGGCCTGCTGACGCAGGTCGCCTGCAGCACCACCACCACGAGCCAGCAGTTCGGCGCGGTGTCGCAGAACGGCGCGTTCGGCTTCACCAACAGCGCCAGCGGCAAATGCGTGGACGTGCCGTACTCCGACACCACCGCCGGCACCCAGCTGTGGCAGTGGACGTGCGGCGCCAGCGCGAATCAGACCTGGTCGCTGACCGCGTCCACCGCGGCCACCGGCAAGTACCTGATCAAGAGCGCCGCGACCGGGCTGTGCATCAGCAACAAGGACGGCTCGACCGCCGGCAACAACCCGATCGTGCAGGAGGCGTGCTCGGACATCGCCCGTCTGCAGTGGTCGTTCACCCTGATCTCCGGCGGTGGCGGCGGCACCACGACGGCGACCGTCGCGGCCGACGGCACCGGCCAGTACCGGACCGTGCAGGCGGCCGTCAACGCGGTGCCGGCGAACAACACCACCCGGCGCGTGATCACCATCAAGCCGGGCACCTACCGGGAGATCGTCACGATCCCGGCCAACAAGCCGTTCATCACCCTGCAGGGCCTCGGCACCTCCAACGCGCAGACGACCATCGTCAACAACCGCGACGCCGGGCACTTCGGGCTGCAGGGCAGCGGCACCGTGCAGGCGTACGGCAAGGACCTGACCGTCACCAACCTGACGATCACCAACGACTACGACGAGAACACGTACGAGACCGGTGACCAGGCGCTCGCCCTCTACCTCGACGCTGACCGGGCCCGGTTCGACAACGTGCGGCTGCTCGGCGACCAGGACACCTTCCTGGTCGACAACAACGCCCGCACCTACTTCACCAACTCCTACGTCGAGGGCACCGTCGACTTCATCTTCGGCGCGGGCATCGCGGTGTTCCACAACAGCCGTATCCACGAGAAGCGCTCCACCGGCGGCCCGCTCACCGCGGCCAGCACGCCGGCCGAGAAGACGTACGGCTTCCTGTTCTACAAGTGCACGGTCACCGGGACCGGCACGAACAACACCACCCTGGGCCGGCCGTGGCGCCAGGGCGCGCAGGTGCTGTTCCGCGAATCGAACCTTTCGAACACCATCAAGATCGCCCAGCCGTGGACCGACATGTCCACCAACACCTGGCAGAACGCCCGGTTCAGCGAATACAAGAACACCGGCGCCGGAGCGACCACCAACAGCAACCGCCGGCAACTGACTGACGCCCAGGCGGCGAACTACACCCCGCAGAAGTATCTGGCCGGCGCCGACGGCTGGAACCCGGTCGGCTGAGAGGGACAACGATCATGAGGAGCAGAAAACTCATCGGTACGGCCGTCGTCGCCATCGCGATTCCCACCGCCATCGCCGTCACGATGCTGCCGTCCGAGGCCGCCACCGCCCCGGTCAACGGCGGCGTCTACCAGCTGGCCTCCGCCGCCAGCGGCAAGTGCGTCGACGTGACCGGCGCATCGGCGGACAACTCCGCGCTGCTGGTGCAGTCCGCGTGCACCACCGGCGCCCGGCACCAGTGCAAGGTGCAGGGCTCCGGCCCGGCCAACCTGGTCAACGCCAACAGCACCCGCTGCATCGACGTGCCGAGCTCGTCGACCAACTCGGGTCTGCAGCTTCAGCAGTACGGCTGCGGCGACGGCACCAAGACCAACCAGCTGTGGACCTTCAGCGCATCAGGCGCCGCGTCCGGGAAATACCTGGTCAAGAGCGCTGCCACCGGCCTGTGCCTGAGCAACAAGGATGGCTCCACCGCCGGCAACAACCCGATCGTCCAGGAGACCTGCTCCGACATCTCGCGCATGCAGTGGTCGTTCAACTACGTCAGCGGCCCCACCTCTCCTCCCCCGGCCGGCGGCCGATGGTCCAACACCGCCGACGGGTTCGCGCAGGGCACCACCGGCGGCGCGGGCGGCACCGCGGTCACCGTCACCACCTTCGCCGACCTGGTGAAGTACGCGACCGCGTCCACCGCGCACATCATCCGCGTCTCCGGGACCATCACCGTCACCCCCTACGGCCACGAGATCCCGGTCAAGTCCAACAAGACGATCGTCGGGCTCGGCACCAGCGGCCGGATCAAGAACGGCGGTTTCTTTCTCGGCACCGGCGTCAAGAACGTGATCATCCGGAACTTGACCATCGGTGACACCGCGATGGCCTCCGACGACCCGGACGACAAGGACTTCGACTACGACGGCATCCAGATGGACACCGCGTCCAACGTCTGGATCGACCACAACACGTTCACCAACACCAACGACGGCTACATCGACAGCCGCAAGGACAGCACCAACATCACCGTCTCGTGGAACCGGATGGGTGACCACAACAAGACGTTCGGCATCGGCTGGACCACCAACGTCACCGCCCGGATGACGATCCACCACAACTGGATCTACAACTCCAACCAGCGCAACCCCAGCGCGGACAACCTGCAGTACGTCCACCTCTACAACAACTACCTGAACAACATCTCTTCGTACGGCAACTACGCGCGCGGCGCCACGAAGATGGTGATCGAGAACAGCTACTTCGACAAGGTCAACAACCCGTACTACCCGGACACCGCGACCGGCGCCCAGCTGCGCCAGAGCGGCAGCACGGTGGTCAACTCCACCGGCCGCAAGGAGACGTCGGGCTCAGCGTTCACGCCGGGCAGCTTCTACGCGTACACCCTCGACGCGACCGCCAACGTGCCCAACCTGGTCAAGGCCTCCTCCGGCCCGCAGGCCGACATCGTGATGTAGGCCCAACGAGCGCCGGCCGCGACCCCCGTAAGGGCCGCGGCCGGCGCCGCATGAACCTCAGTGTCCGAGAGCAGCCTTCACGAACGCGACGCAAGCTGCGGCCACAGCCAGCATCAGACCAGCAGCCAGCGTACGGCCGGACGAGCGCTCCGCCTGCAACCGCTCCACCAGCAGCCCGATGAGAGCCATCCGCAGCAGCAGATACACCTCCGACCCGAGGATCACGGCCCGTTCGGGCAGCCAGTGCCACCCACCGAGCAGCAGCAGGATCACCGGCACCAGGCCGGACGTGAGCACCGGCAGCGCGTCCCGGATCTCGTGCCACAGCTGCGCCCGGCTCAGGTCCTTGCCGACCCGCACCCGAAAACCCACGACGTCGGCGAACACGTGCGCCAGATACGTCGAGGCGGACACGCCGAGCACCAGCAGAGCGCCGTGCCCGTGCGACAGGTCGGCGGCGCTCAGCGGCACCATAGTGGCGAAGACGATGATGTTGCCGTACACGTACGCCGAAATCCGCGCCGCCGCCTGCTCCCGCGACAGACTCGGATCGGCCCGGAACCGCACGATCCGATCCCGGATATTTCGATCTTGCACTTACCCACCGTAACGTCGCCCGGACAGCCGCGCCGCCGGTTGGCCGCTCACCCAGCCGCCCGGCGCCCTACCCGGAGGCTCTGCGCTGTCGAGCCTCGATCCAAGCCTCCACCTCGTCGGCAAGCCAGACCTTGCCCTGCGCCAGATCCGCCACCGGGGCCGGGAAATCCGGCCGCCGGGCAAGCTGGTACACCCGCTGCCGGCTGATACGCCCTATCCGAACCCGAATCTCATGCGCGCCCATCAGGCGCAAACCCGTCCCAGCCATACGCATGACTATAGTCGTCGGACTACTGTACTGACGTCATCCCCGTGCGCCTTTCTTGTCCGGTCCGCTCGAACCTTGCGGAGTCCGGAGTTACCCTGCGGACGATCTTGCGGTGTTCGGAGGCAGGTTGCGGATTCACTCGGACGTATCGGGCCGGTGATGCGGCTACGCCGTTAAGGTCGGCTTCGTCGCGGAGGAGGACGGCACCGATGCCACTGACAGCCGCTAAACGCAGTTCCGCGATCCGGCACCGGACGGTTCGAGGGCTACGCCAGGCCACCTTCAGTGAGGACCTGCGACAGCGTATTGATCGTGTCGACTGCTTCAGCGGCGTCACCCGGATCCGTCCACCCCTGATGCCAAGGACGTCCAGGGCCAGCAACGAACAGCAGCGCTTCGAGCGCCGCCGCCGCCAACTCCGACGCAGGCCGCGGCAGCCGGACATCCGAGGCGAGGTCCTCGTCAGCCAACTCTTCGCTGAGTTCTTCCCCGCCCGGCAGACTTGCCGCGACCACCGCTGCAGCGGCAACGACCTGATCCGGGAAGAAGTCCCGCCAGAGCAGCTCAGGCTTGTCC is part of the Actinoplanes sp. NBC_00393 genome and harbors:
- a CDS encoding pectinesterase family protein; translation: MGQISAAPVRHRTVRLSWVLSLLVALPAGLLLAFALPSEAAVAPVSGGVYTLASGSSGKCIQAAGTANGGLLTQVACSTTTTSQQFGAVSQNGAFGFTNSASGKCVDVPYSDTTAGTQLWQWTCGASANQTWSLTASTAATGKYLIKSAATGLCISNKDGSTAGNNPIVQEACSDIARLQWSFTLISGGGGGTTTATVAADGTGQYRTVQAAVNAVPANNTTRRVITIKPGTYREIVTIPANKPFITLQGLGTSNAQTTIVNNRDAGHFGLQGSGTVQAYGKDLTVTNLTITNDYDENTYETGDQALALYLDADRARFDNVRLLGDQDTFLVDNNARTYFTNSYVEGTVDFIFGAGIAVFHNSRIHEKRSTGGPLTAASTPAEKTYGFLFYKCTVTGTGTNNTTLGRPWRQGAQVLFRESNLSNTIKIAQPWTDMSTNTWQNARFSEYKNTGAGATTNSNRRQLTDAQAANYTPQKYLAGADGWNPVG
- a CDS encoding RICIN domain-containing protein; this encodes MRSRKLIGTAVVAIAIPTAIAVTMLPSEAATAPVNGGVYQLASAASGKCVDVTGASADNSALLVQSACTTGARHQCKVQGSGPANLVNANSTRCIDVPSSSTNSGLQLQQYGCGDGTKTNQLWTFSASGAASGKYLVKSAATGLCLSNKDGSTAGNNPIVQETCSDISRMQWSFNYVSGPTSPPPAGGRWSNTADGFAQGTTGGAGGTAVTVTTFADLVKYATASTAHIIRVSGTITVTPYGHEIPVKSNKTIVGLGTSGRIKNGGFFLGTGVKNVIIRNLTIGDTAMASDDPDDKDFDYDGIQMDTASNVWIDHNTFTNTNDGYIDSRKDSTNITVSWNRMGDHNKTFGIGWTTNVTARMTIHHNWIYNSNQRNPSADNLQYVHLYNNYLNNISSYGNYARGATKMVIENSYFDKVNNPYYPDTATGAQLRQSGSTVVNSTGRKETSGSAFTPGSFYAYTLDATANVPNLVKASSGPQADIVM
- a CDS encoding helix-turn-helix transcriptional regulator, whose amino-acid sequence is MGAHEIRVRIGRISRQRVYQLARRPDFPAPVADLAQGKVWLADEVEAWIEARQRRASG
- a CDS encoding DUF4259 domain-containing protein, whose product is MGTFGTGAFSSDGAVDFLEELAEREPERRAAALEHMFKFVKDKPELLWRDFFPDQVVAAAAVVAASLPGGEELSEELADEDLASDVRLPRPASELAAAALEALLFVAGPGRPWHQGWTDPGDAAEAVDTINTLSQVLTEGGLA